One segment of Oncorhynchus gorbuscha isolate QuinsamMale2020 ecotype Even-year unplaced genomic scaffold, OgorEven_v1.0 Un_scaffold_714, whole genome shotgun sequence DNA contains the following:
- the LOC124019886 gene encoding NAD-dependent protein deacetylase sirtuin-3-like has translation MTYFMSSPLVYKGRLYLYHTITSSTARFIKLTHQQQRTVFLAPRQRDVHGLRPSQDRTVWWPGFRGLFCRGGVEDSKQQTLEDLTKNIRGGQYKRIIVMAGAGISTPSGIPDFRSPGSGLYDNLQQYNLPYAEAIFEINYFHHNPNPFFALAKELYPGNYQPNLTHFFIRLLHDKGQLLRMYTQNIDGLERLAGIPLRNWWRHTARLLLLPVLCVSVYKGEELRPDIMKGTVPKCPTCKGVVKPDIVFFGEELPPHYFSYLKDFPLADLLIIMGTSLEVEPFASLAGAVRDSVPRLLINRDLVGPFAWGTPRHNDVAQLGDVVGGVQMLADVLGWNHQLEALMAANAKNATEEEE, from the exons ATGACTTATTTCATGTCCTCGCCACTGGTCTACAAGGGCAGGTTATATCTGTATCATACTATTACATCAAGTACAGCTAGATTCATCAAACTCACAC ATCAACAGCAAAGAACAGTATTCCTCGCTCCAAGGCAAAGGGATGTCCACGGTCTACGTCCAAGCCAAGACAGGACAGTCTGGTGGCCTGGGTTTCGAGGACTGTtctgtagaggaggagtggaggactccAAGCAGCAGACGCTAGAGGACCTCACTAAGAACATCAGAGGCGGACAGTACAAGAGGATCATAGTGATGGCAGGGGCTGGGATCAGCACACCTAGTGGGATCCCAGACTTCAG GTCCCCTGGCAGTGGTCTCTATGACAACCTCCAGCAGTATAATCTTCCTTACGCAGAAGCCATCTTCGAGATCAACTACTTCCATCACAACCCCAACCCTTTCTTTGCCCTGGCCAAAGAGCTGTACCCAGGCAACTACCAACCCAACCTCACACACTTTTTCATACGTCTCCTTCATGACAAGGGCCAGCTCCTCAGAATGTACACGCAGAATATCGACGGCCTGGAGAGAC TGGCAGGAATCCCCCTGAGAAACTGGTGGAGGCACACGGCTCGTTTGCTACTGCTACCTGTACTGTGTGTCTCAGTCTACAAGGGGGAGGAGCTACGT CCTGATATTATGAAGGGGACAGTCCCTAAATGTCCCACTTGTAAGGGTGTGGTGAAGCCTGACATTGTCTTCTTTGGGGAGGAACTACCTCCTCACTACTTCAGCTACCTGAAGGACTTCCCCCTGGCAGACCTCCTCATTATCATGGGTACCTCTCTGGAG GTGGAGCCCTTTGCCAGTCTGGCCGGAGCTGTGAGGGACTCTGTCCCTCGTCTACTTATCAACAGAGACCTGGTGGGGCCCTTCGCTTGGGGGACCCCGCGACACAATGATGTGGCCCAGCTAGGGGATGTGGTCGGTGGTGTGCAGATGCTGGCTGATGTCCTGGGCTGGAACCACCAGCTGGAGGCTCTCATGGCTGCCAATGCTAAGAAT GCtacagaggaggaggaatga
- the LOC124019885 gene encoding 26S proteasome non-ATPase regulatory subunit 13-like, with the protein MKDVTGYLKTQQSISSTPEMASEWHTLEEFYNKKLWHQLTLKLTDFVKDPCFATGDGLIQLYDNFLSDFDHRINPLSLVEIILYVARQMTDPKDAITFLEKTKEKVKSNDESVILCKTSIGALKLEINDLPATKILIEEVEETLNNLPGVTSVHGRFYDLSSKYYRIVGNHASYYKDALRYLGCVDIKDLPETEKQERAFTLGLAGLLGEGVYNFGELLMHPVLESLRNTDKQWLIDTLYSFNGGNVEKFQAYKSAWGAQPDLAANEAKLMQKIQLLCVMEMTFTRPANNRQLTFHEIGQSAKIPVNEVELLVMKALSVGLIKGNIDEVDQKVQMTWVQPRVLDLQQIKGMKDRLDLWCGDVKNMAVLVEQQAHDILT; encoded by the exons ATGAAAGATGTTACCGGGTACCTCAAAACGCAACAGAGCATCAGTTCGACCCCGGAGATGGCATCGGAATGGCACACACTAGAGGAGTTTTACAACAAAAA GTTGTGGCATCAGTTGACCCTGAAGCTCACAGACTTTGTAAAAGACCCTTGCTTTGCCACAGGAGATGGCCTCATACAACTGTATGATAACTTCCTCAGTGACTTTGACCACAG AATCAACCCCCTGTCTCTGGTGGAGATCATCCTGTATGTTGCCAGACAGATGACAG ATCCTAAAGATGCTATCACTTTCCTTGAGAAGACGAAGGAGAAGGTGAAGAGCAACGACGAGTCGGTCATTCTGTGCAAGACATCTATTGGAGCCCTTAAACTGGAGATAAATGACCTTCCAGCCACAAAG ATATTaattgaggaggtggaggagacgCTGAATAACTTGCCGGGTGTGACGTCAGTCCACGGGCGATTCTACGACCTGTCCAGCAAATACTACCGCATCGTGGGGAACCACGCCTCTTACTACAAGGACGCGCTGCGCTACCTCGGCTGTGTCGACATCAAAGACCTGCCAG agacagagaagcaggagAGGGCTTTCACACTGGGTCTGGCTGGACTCTTAGGAGAAGGAGTTTACAACTTCGGAGAGCTG CTGATGCACCCGGTACTGGAGTCCCTAAGGAACACAGACAAACAGTGGCTGATAGACACATTGTACTCCTTCAACGGAGGCAACGTGGAGAAGTTCCAGGCCTACAAGTCTGCCTGGGGAGCGCAG CCTGACCTGGCAGCCAATGAAGCCAAACTGATGCAGAAGATtcagctgctgtgtgtgatggag ATGACGTTCACTCGTCCCGCCAACAACAGACAGCTGACCTTCCATGAGATTGGACAGAGTGCCAAGATCCCCGTGAACGAG GTGGAGCTGCTAGTGATGAAAGCTCTGTCTGTGGGTCTGATCAAAGGAAACATTGACGAGGTGGACCAGAAGGTTCAGATGACCTGGGTGCAGCCCCGAGTACTGGACCTGCAGCAG ATCAAGGGCATGAAGGACCGGTTGGACCTCTGGTGTGGGGATGTGAAAAACATGGCTGTGTTGGTGGAACAGCAGGCCCACGATATCCTCACCTAG